In the genome of Conger conger chromosome 8, fConCon1.1, whole genome shotgun sequence, one region contains:
- the bcat1 gene encoding branched-chain-amino-acid aminotransferase, cytosolic has product MPHSVFIIMASVSAVPASQASAPSLKVSANDCSSNGTRECISSFKAADVVIELAPTHKPKPDSTDLVFGTVFTDHMLTVEWTSTGGWQRPHICPLHNLSIHPACSALHYAVQLFEGMKAYRGADNVVRLFRPMLNMKRMLKSAERACLPSFDAAELLECIRKLVEVDKEWTPHSDSASLYIRPTFLGTEPSLGVKRPSRALLYVILSPVSSYFSTGAKPVSLWADTKYIRAWKGGTGDCKMGGNYGASIYAQHEAVNFGCQQVLWLYGEDHQITEAGTMNVFLYWINENGEEELATPPLDGVILPGVTRQSILELTRKWGVFKVSERYLTMADLCRALKENRVKEMFGSGTACVVCPLGQVLYRGQNLHIPCLGDCPPLASRLLKELSDIQYGRTPSDWICLV; this is encoded by the exons ATGCCCCATAGCGTATTCATCATCATGGCGAGTGTTTCAGCCGTGCCCGCATCTCAGGCGAGCGCTCCATCTCTCAAG GTCTCTGCTAATGACTGCTCCTCCAATGGCACTAGAGAGTGCATCTCCAGCTTCAAG gcaGCGGACGTGGTGATTGAGCTGGCTCCGACCCATAAGCCCAAGCCTGACTCCACTGACTTGGTGTTCGGGACAGTCTTCACTGACCACATGCTGACCGTTGAGTGGACCAGCACTGGTGGATGGCAAAGACCTCATATCTGCCCGCTCCACAACCTGTCCATCCACCCAGCATGCTCTGCCCTGCACTATGCTGTACAG CTGTTTGAAGGCATGAAGGCGTACCGGGGAGCTGACAATGTCGTGCGTCTCTTCCGCCCCATGCTGAACATGAAAAGGATGCTGAAGTCTGCAGAGAGAGCCTGTCTGCCT AGCTTTGATGCAGCCGAGCTGTTGGAGTGCATCAGGAAGTTAGTGGAGGTGGATAAGGAGTGGACACCTCATTCAGACTCTGCCAGCCTCTACATCCGCCCCACCTTCCTGGGCACTGAG CCCTCCCTGGGTGTCAAGAGGCCTTCTCGTGCCCTGCTCTATGTCATTCTGAGCCCGGTTTCATCTTACTTCAGCACCGGTGCCaagcctgtgtctctgtgggctgACACCAAGTACATTCGAGCTTGGAAAGGAGGAACTGGAGACTGCAAGATGGGAGG GAACTATGGAGCCTCAATCTATGCTCAGCACGAGGCAGTTAATTTCGGGTGCCAGCAGGTCCTCTGGCTGTATGGAGAAGACCATCAAATCACAGAGGCTGGCACCATGAACGTGTTCCTCTACTGGATCAATGAAAATGGAG AGGAAGAGCTAGCAACTCCACCCCTCGACGGTGTGATTCTTCCTGGAGTCACACGCCAGAGTATCCTGGAACTTACCCGGAAATGG GGGGTGTTTAAAGTGTCTGAGCGTTATTTGACCATGGCAGATCTGTGCCGAGCTCTGAAGGAGAACAGGGTGAAGGAGATGTTTGGTTCTGGCACAGCGTGTGTGGTTTGCCCATTGGGCCAGGTGCTGTACCGGGGACAG AATCTGCACATTCCCTGTCTGGGGGACTGCCCTCCATTAGCCTCCAGACTTCTGAAGGAACTCTCAGACATCCAG tatggCCGGACTCCCAGTGACTGGATCTGCTTGGTCTAG